A stretch of Blautia liquoris DNA encodes these proteins:
- the smpB gene encoding SsrA-binding protein SmpB, which translates to MSKEKNKGTLIANNKKAYHDFFIEETYEAGIALHGTEVKSMRMGKCSIKESFIRIDQGEMYIYGMHISPYEKGNIFNKDPLRIRKLLMHKSEIMKLSGKLAEKGYTLVPLRVYFKDSLVKIQVGLAKGKKLYDKRQDIAKKDMRREAERSFKVKNLY; encoded by the coding sequence ATGAGTAAAGAAAAGAATAAGGGGACATTGATTGCAAACAATAAAAAAGCCTATCATGACTTTTTTATCGAGGAGACCTATGAGGCTGGAATCGCATTACATGGCACGGAGGTGAAATCTATGCGCATGGGTAAATGTTCAATCAAAGAGTCATTTATCCGCATTGATCAGGGAGAAATGTATATCTATGGAATGCATATCAGTCCTTATGAAAAAGGGAATATTTTTAACAAAGATCCACTGCGCATCAGAAAGCTTTTGATGCACAAAAGCGAGATCATGAAATTATCAGGTAAACTTGCAGAAAAGGGGTATACCCTTGTGCCACTTCGGGTATACTTTAAAGATTCCCTGGTAAAGATTCAGGTCGGTCTTGCGAAAGGGAAGAAACTCTATGACAAACGTCAGGACATTGCAAAAAAAGATATGCGAAGAGAGGCAGAGCGCAGCTTCAAGGTGAAAAACCTGTATTAA
- the rnr gene encoding ribonuclease R encodes MSKKKTDKVSKDKKKYIFHVISSKNYVPMKTKEMASLLGIPKNKRDELQLILDSLEADKQIIQIHGSRYKKKKNKSHDNFDESDRITGTFISNPKGFGFVERKDSDEDDVFIAAPYTGDAFHMDEVEVSLLPRQQGNRQEGRILKVLAHNIHEIVGTFERSSSFGFVIADNKKISNDIFIPKEFINSAVTGDKVIVELTRYGGDRKNPEGRVKEVLGMADAPGIDVLSVAKAYDIPMTFPPKVISQAERQADHVQEGDFNGRTDLREWTMVTIDGEDAKDLDDAVSLSRDEGLYKLGVHIADVSNYVQDGSSLDREALKRGTSVYLVDRVIPMLPKRLSNGICSLNQGEDRLALSCLMWIDSKGNTVKHKIEETVIRVNRRMTYTNVYKILEKTDDKVLAEYGELIPMLEMMRELSDILRNSRRKRGSIDFDFPESKIILNELGRPVDIRPSESNSATKLIEDFMLQANETVAKEYENRKIPFLYRTHENPDMEKMEGVLSFLRKQGIQVTKSKEEITPKEIQQIISQIEGSPKESLISMLLLRSMKQARYSVECKGHFGLAANYYCHFTSPIRRYPDLQIHRIIKDDLRGRLNDQKKGYYVSILDDVAKQTSATERRAEEAERETDKMKMAEYMSEHKDEVFEGTVSGVTGWGFYVQLPNTVEGLVHVNSLLDDYYDFDEENHQLTGRDFNRTFRLGDKVKVMVADTDIMNKTIDFILFDKGYGRR; translated from the coding sequence TTGTCAAAGAAAAAAACAGACAAAGTAAGTAAAGATAAAAAGAAATATATATTCCATGTCATTAGCTCGAAAAACTATGTTCCAATGAAAACAAAGGAAATGGCTTCTCTGCTTGGCATTCCCAAAAACAAGAGAGATGAACTGCAGCTGATCCTTGATTCACTGGAAGCGGATAAGCAGATTATCCAGATTCATGGGAGCAGATACAAAAAAAAGAAGAATAAATCTCACGATAATTTTGATGAATCCGACAGGATAACCGGAACATTCATCAGCAATCCCAAGGGGTTTGGATTTGTAGAACGTAAAGATTCTGATGAAGATGATGTGTTTATTGCGGCCCCTTATACAGGAGATGCCTTCCATATGGATGAAGTAGAAGTTTCCCTGCTGCCACGACAACAGGGGAACCGTCAGGAGGGCAGAATCTTAAAGGTATTGGCTCACAATATTCATGAAATAGTCGGTACATTTGAGAGAAGCAGCTCCTTTGGATTTGTGATTGCCGATAATAAAAAAATATCGAATGATATTTTTATCCCGAAAGAATTTATCAACAGTGCCGTTACCGGTGATAAAGTGATCGTAGAGCTTACCCGTTACGGCGGAGATCGAAAAAACCCGGAAGGAAGGGTAAAAGAGGTATTGGGAATGGCTGATGCTCCTGGTATAGATGTTCTTTCTGTCGCAAAAGCTTATGATATTCCCATGACATTTCCACCAAAGGTGATCAGCCAGGCTGAGCGCCAGGCTGATCATGTGCAGGAAGGGGATTTTAATGGACGTACAGATCTCAGGGAGTGGACGATGGTTACAATTGATGGGGAGGATGCCAAGGATCTCGACGATGCGGTATCACTTAGCAGGGATGAGGGCCTTTATAAACTAGGTGTTCATATCGCCGATGTCAGTAATTATGTTCAGGATGGCAGTTCCCTCGACCGTGAAGCTTTAAAAAGGGGAACCAGTGTCTATCTGGTGGATCGTGTGATTCCTATGCTTCCGAAGAGGCTGTCGAATGGCATCTGTTCCTTGAATCAGGGAGAGGACAGACTTGCTCTTTCCTGCCTTATGTGGATCGATTCAAAAGGAAATACGGTAAAGCATAAAATTGAAGAGACAGTGATTCGTGTAAACCGCAGGATGACCTATACCAATGTGTATAAAATTCTGGAAAAAACTGATGATAAGGTTCTTGCTGAGTACGGGGAACTGATCCCGATGCTTGAGATGATGAGGGAACTGTCGGATATTCTGCGAAACTCCAGGAGGAAACGTGGTTCGATCGATTTTGATTTTCCAGAGAGCAAGATTATATTGAACGAACTTGGAAGACCAGTCGATATCAGACCGAGTGAAAGCAATTCTGCCACAAAACTAATCGAAGATTTTATGCTTCAGGCAAATGAAACCGTGGCAAAAGAGTATGAAAACCGTAAAATTCCTTTTTTATACCGTACACATGAGAATCCGGATATGGAGAAGATGGAAGGCGTCTTAAGTTTCCTCAGAAAACAGGGGATTCAGGTTACTAAAAGCAAGGAGGAAATCACCCCGAAGGAAATTCAGCAAATCATCTCACAGATCGAAGGATCACCGAAAGAATCACTGATTAGTATGTTGCTGCTGCGATCAATGAAACAGGCAAGATATTCCGTGGAATGCAAGGGGCATTTTGGATTGGCAGCGAATTATTATTGTCATTTCACTTCACCGATTCGCCGTTATCCAGATCTTCAGATTCATCGAATTATTAAAGATGATCTGCGCGGAAGGCTGAATGACCAAAAAAAAGGTTACTATGTATCTATATTAGATGATGTGGCGAAACAAACTTCTGCGACAGAAAGAAGAGCGGAAGAAGCTGAACGTGAGACCGATAAGATGAAGATGGCAGAGTATATGAGCGAACATAAAGATGAGGTGTTCGAGGGAACTGTTTCAGGTGTCACAGGTTGGGGGTTTTATGTACAGCTTCCTAATACTGTGGAGGGTCTGGTTCATGTTAACAGCCTGTTAGATGATTATTATGATTTTGACGAAGAAAATCACCAGCTGACAGGCCGGGATTTTAACCGTACCTTTCGTCTCGGCGACAAGGTGAAAGTTATGGTTGCCGATACGGACATTATGAATAAGACGATCGATTTTATACTTTTTGACAAAGGTTATGGGAGAAGATAG
- the secG gene encoding preprotein translocase subunit SecG, giving the protein MVILRTILTILYVIDCIALLVVVLMQEGKQQGLGAITGMADTYWSKNKGRSAEGTLIKMTKLMAFVFIVLSIVLNLNF; this is encoded by the coding sequence ATGGTAATCTTAAGAACTATCTTAACTATCTTATACGTAATAGATTGCATCGCATTGCTTGTCGTTGTTTTGATGCAGGAGGGTAAGCAGCAAGGTCTTGGTGCTATTACAGGTATGGCGGATACTTACTGGAGCAAGAATAAAGGGCGTTCCGCTGAAGGGACATTGATTAAGATGACAAAACTGATGGCATTTGTATTTATTGTGTTATCAATTGTTTTGAATTTGAACTTTTAG